The proteins below are encoded in one region of Cryomorphaceae bacterium 1068:
- a CDS encoding acyl-CoA carboxylase subunit beta: protein MANTKELELNKNEDTMRLMVSKVRRELEKIYLGGGKAKIEKQHKQGKLTARERVDLLLDEDADRIEIGAYAGHGMYEEYGGCPSGGVVVVMGYVKGRQCIVVANDATVKAGAWFPITGKKNLRAQEIAMENHIPIIYLVDSAGVFLPMQDEIFPDKEHFGRIFRNNAVMSSRGIPQIAAVMGSCVAGGAYLPIMSDESLIVNKTGTIFLAGSYLVKAAIGENIDNETLGGASTHSEISGVTDYKVEDDQECLSTIRDLVDKIGETNQKAGFNRAEPTMPKVKLSEIYRAFPTDKGKTYDVREVIKCIVDESKMTEYKKGFGQTIVCAYARIDGWSVGIVANQRSIVKSAKGEMQFGGVIYSDSADKAARFIMNCNQKNIPLVFLQDVTGFMVGSRSEHGGIIKDGAKLVNAMSNSVVPKFTIVMGNSYGAGNYAMCGKAYDPRLIVGWPTARVAVMGGEQAAKVLLSIEVASQKSKGTTITEEKEKELFDKIKNRYDEQTKPEYAASRLWLDAIIDPAETRKHIAMGIEAANNSPAEKPYNVGVLQT from the coding sequence ATGGCGAATACGAAAGAACTGGAATTGAATAAAAATGAAGACACCATGCGATTAATGGTGTCGAAAGTGAGAAGGGAACTCGAAAAAATCTACCTCGGAGGAGGAAAAGCAAAAATTGAAAAGCAGCATAAACAGGGTAAACTCACCGCAAGGGAAAGAGTGGACCTACTGCTGGACGAAGACGCAGATCGCATTGAAATAGGTGCATACGCCGGACACGGAATGTACGAAGAGTATGGAGGCTGTCCCTCAGGAGGTGTGGTAGTAGTGATGGGTTATGTCAAGGGTCGCCAGTGCATCGTGGTAGCCAATGATGCTACCGTAAAAGCTGGTGCATGGTTTCCCATAACGGGAAAGAAAAACCTCCGAGCTCAAGAAATCGCCATGGAGAATCACATCCCCATCATCTATCTCGTAGATAGTGCCGGAGTGTTCCTCCCGATGCAAGACGAGATTTTCCCCGACAAAGAACACTTCGGAAGAATATTCCGCAACAACGCCGTGATGTCAAGCCGAGGCATCCCTCAAATAGCAGCCGTGATGGGTAGCTGTGTGGCTGGTGGTGCCTACTTGCCCATTATGAGCGATGAGTCGCTGATCGTGAATAAAACAGGGACCATCTTCTTGGCTGGTTCTTATTTGGTAAAAGCAGCCATAGGCGAAAACATTGACAATGAAACTTTGGGAGGAGCATCTACGCATAGCGAAATTTCAGGTGTTACGGACTATAAGGTTGAAGATGATCAGGAGTGTTTGTCGACCATTCGAGACTTGGTCGATAAGATTGGAGAGACCAACCAAAAGGCTGGTTTCAATCGTGCTGAGCCAACAATGCCCAAAGTAAAACTCAGCGAAATCTACCGTGCCTTCCCAACGGATAAAGGAAAAACATACGACGTTCGTGAGGTGATTAAATGCATCGTGGACGAAAGTAAAATGACCGAATACAAAAAAGGCTTTGGTCAAACCATCGTATGCGCTTATGCGCGAATCGACGGATGGTCGGTTGGGATCGTTGCCAATCAACGTAGTATCGTGAAAAGTGCAAAAGGCGAAATGCAGTTTGGTGGAGTGATTTACAGCGACTCTGCCGATAAGGCCGCACGATTTATTATGAACTGCAATCAGAAAAACATCCCTCTCGTTTTTTTACAAGACGTTACCGGATTTATGGTAGGTAGCCGAAGTGAACACGGAGGAATCATAAAGGACGGAGCCAAATTGGTGAATGCCATGAGCAACTCGGTCGTACCCAAATTCACCATCGTGATGGGCAACAGCTACGGTGCTGGAAACTACGCCATGTGTGGAAAAGCATACGACCCTAGGCTAATCGTTGGGTGGCCAACCGCCCGAGTAGCGGTAATGGGTGGAGAGCAAGCAGCAAAGGTCCTGCTCAGTATTGAAGTAGCTTCACAAAAATCAAAGGGAACGACAATCACAGAAGAGAAAGAAAAAGAACTTTTTGATAAGATCAAAAACCGTTACGATGAACAAACCAAGCCGGAATACGCCGCTTCTCGCCTTTGGCTAGATGCCATCATCGATCCTGCAGAAACACGAAAACATATCGCTATGGGAATTGAAGCTGCCAACAATTCACCGGCTGAAAAACCTTACAATGTTGGAGTTCTTCAAACATAG
- a CDS encoding WbqC family protein: protein MSDELLIVSPLSLIPPIGLFVAMAKGHKVYFDTAENYVKQTIRNRYHILSANGVQTLTINVVGQKGEKTPSGNILIDYDEPWIRLHKRALESSYRSSPFFDHYYPKVINLFEARHPDFGAFFRESLNLWLRLLKFEPNFSIQDKYVEIDADYDLRTRIKSPDQFPAEFQSKKYLQVFSDRFDFQPNLSILDLLFNEGPASLSVLKG from the coding sequence ATGAGTGATGAGCTTCTCATCGTTTCACCGTTAAGCTTGATTCCGCCTATTGGACTTTTTGTCGCTATGGCGAAAGGCCACAAGGTATATTTTGATACCGCCGAGAATTACGTGAAGCAAACCATACGCAATCGGTATCACATTCTTTCGGCAAACGGAGTTCAAACATTAACCATTAATGTGGTCGGACAAAAGGGCGAAAAAACTCCTTCCGGGAATATTCTTATCGACTATGATGAGCCGTGGATACGATTGCACAAGCGAGCCCTGGAATCGTCGTATCGCTCCTCTCCTTTCTTCGATCACTATTATCCTAAGGTGATCAATCTTTTCGAAGCGCGACATCCCGATTTCGGCGCCTTCTTTCGCGAAAGCTTAAACCTGTGGCTCAGACTGCTCAAATTCGAACCAAACTTTTCCATCCAAGACAAGTACGTTGAAATCGACGCTGATTATGATCTCAGGACACGAATCAAGAGTCCGGACCAGTTTCCTGCTGAGTTTCAATCTAAAAAGTATCTTCAAGTTTTTAGCGATCGCTTTGACTTTCAACCCAATTTATCGATTCTCGACTTGCTCTTTAACGAAGGCCCTGCCTCGCTGTCTGTCTTAAAGGGTTGA
- the lepB gene encoding signal peptidase I — protein MIIAYGIFYLTILSYFVCLWKIFKKADREPSWAGFIPIYNLFVWLKVINKPWWWLLILIVPGVNFVLLGAMHVELVRAFGMRTTKDYLIAIFLPFLALGMIAFKDDIKYIGLPDYKAEKKSRSREWAEAIVFAVIAATIIRTFTIEAFTIPTPSMEKSLLVGDYLFVSKLSYGPRLPMTPLTFPFTHHTIPVINTKSYVEWQKLPYMRLPGFGDVNRYDATVFNFPEGDTVVVNAQESSYYQLARQFGRENLQKERFITEEGRMAETGGITVRPLDKKENYIKRTIGLPGDEIQVIDRRVHIDGEQIRRPNGVQFVYEVYTKSALSVEVLQEKYDIYITDAERQFYASNRFYRMPLTDREKEIVEGMSSVDSVTIEMKRPQADLHIFPNHPNYSWTEDNFGPLWIPKAGETIDLTMENLPLYRRVIDVYEHNDLAVKDGSILINGEVASNYTFKQDYYFLMGDNRHNSADSRFWGFVPFDHIVGKAVFIWFSKDPETGIRWSRLFSLVGHE, from the coding sequence ATGATCATAGCATACGGTATTTTTTATCTGACTATCCTCTCCTATTTTGTCTGCCTTTGGAAAATTTTCAAAAAGGCCGACCGTGAGCCGAGTTGGGCAGGATTCATTCCCATCTACAATCTATTCGTTTGGCTCAAGGTCATTAATAAACCATGGTGGTGGCTATTGATTCTGATAGTACCTGGGGTGAATTTTGTTTTGCTTGGAGCCATGCATGTAGAGCTGGTAAGAGCTTTCGGCATGCGAACGACAAAGGACTATTTGATCGCGATCTTCTTGCCATTCCTAGCTTTAGGAATGATCGCTTTTAAGGATGATATCAAATATATTGGCCTACCTGATTACAAAGCCGAAAAGAAAAGCAGAAGCCGAGAGTGGGCCGAAGCCATCGTCTTTGCAGTTATTGCAGCTACCATCATCCGCACATTCACTATTGAGGCATTTACCATCCCCACTCCATCGATGGAAAAATCTTTGTTGGTGGGAGATTATCTTTTTGTCAGCAAACTGAGCTACGGTCCTCGATTGCCGATGACTCCGCTTACCTTTCCATTTACTCACCATACGATTCCTGTGATCAACACCAAGTCGTACGTTGAATGGCAGAAACTCCCCTACATGAGGCTTCCCGGCTTCGGAGATGTTAACCGCTATGATGCTACGGTTTTCAATTTCCCCGAAGGAGATACCGTGGTGGTAAATGCTCAAGAAAGCAGCTACTACCAACTCGCTCGACAATTCGGTCGAGAAAACTTACAGAAAGAGAGATTCATTACCGAAGAAGGTAGAATGGCCGAAACAGGTGGAATTACCGTTCGACCACTAGATAAAAAGGAGAATTACATTAAACGAACAATTGGCCTTCCCGGCGACGAAATCCAAGTGATAGATCGACGCGTTCACATCGATGGTGAGCAGATTCGCAGACCTAATGGTGTTCAATTCGTATATGAAGTGTATACCAAATCTGCGCTTTCCGTGGAAGTACTTCAAGAGAAATACGACATCTACATAACAGATGCAGAACGTCAATTTTATGCTTCGAATCGGTTTTACCGAATGCCGTTGACCGATCGAGAGAAGGAGATCGTCGAAGGAATGTCTTCAGTGGACTCGGTGACAATCGAAATGAAAAGGCCACAAGCTGACTTGCACATCTTTCCTAATCATCCCAACTACAGTTGGACAGAAGATAATTTCGGTCCTCTATGGATTCCAAAAGCAGGAGAAACCATTGATCTCACGATGGAAAACTTACCACTTTATCGCAGAGTCATCGATGTTTACGAGCACAATGATTTAGCTGTAAAAGACGGTTCCATTTTAATCAACGGAGAAGTAGCTTCAAACTACACCTTCAAGCAAGATTACTATTTCCTAATGGGAGATAACCGCCACAATTCCGCCGATTCACGGTTTTGGGGCTTCGTTCCTTTCGATCACATCGTGGGAAAAGCAGTATTTATCTGGTTTAGCAAAGATCCTGAAACGGGAATTCGCTGGAGTAGATTATTCTCGCTTGTGGGCCATGAGTGA
- the dapB gene encoding 4-hydroxy-tetrahydrodipicolinate reductase — protein sequence MKISLIGYGRMGKRIAELAKDRGHEIVATITSENKSEINNLPSCDAAIEFTQPNSAIENFKEVLQQSIPLVTGTTGWYDEMNEVEQNCVELNGRFFYASNFSPGVFITHHLTAELSRIMNDFNYTSEIEEWHHTGKKDAPSGTATTLAKEVISENKNYTSYHLKGEETKEGSLPIAAYREGDVKGTHIVRFKSEIDSIEIKHEAFSRDGFALGAIMAAEFLVKQKPGFYSMNNLIQL from the coding sequence ATGAAAATTTCACTAATCGGCTACGGACGGATGGGTAAGCGAATTGCTGAACTGGCGAAGGACAGAGGTCACGAAATCGTGGCTACCATTACTTCTGAAAATAAATCAGAGATCAACAATCTTCCTTCTTGTGACGCTGCTATTGAATTTACTCAACCGAATTCAGCCATTGAAAATTTCAAAGAAGTGCTCCAACAGTCTATTCCATTGGTTACAGGCACTACCGGTTGGTATGATGAAATGAATGAAGTAGAACAGAACTGTGTCGAATTGAATGGCCGCTTTTTTTATGCCTCCAATTTTTCGCCGGGAGTGTTCATTACGCATCATCTTACTGCCGAGCTTTCGCGAATAATGAATGACTTCAATTATACGTCAGAAATTGAAGAATGGCATCACACCGGAAAGAAAGATGCCCCAAGCGGAACGGCTACAACACTGGCAAAAGAAGTCATTTCCGAGAACAAAAACTACACTTCCTATCACCTCAAAGGTGAAGAAACTAAAGAAGGCTCACTCCCTATTGCGGCTTACCGCGAAGGAGATGTAAAAGGAACCCATATTGTTCGGTTCAAGTCCGAAATCGATTCAATAGAAATAAAACACGAAGCATTTTCGCGTGATGGCTTTGCCCTCGGAGCGATAATGGCCGCGGAATTTCTCGTTAAACAGAAACCCGGTTTTTACTCCATGAACAACCTTATTCAACTATGA
- a CDS encoding DUF5683 domain-containing protein, translating into MKTRFIKRIFLSTLIIFCASMVFAQTDTTEVELEVERGTIEGTVAEVATESELKPHSPKKATIMSAALPGLGQIYNKKYWKVPIIYGGFAVAGWYLNDNLKQIDLYKDAFKAETDGDPTTENGTGFTSTQLEELISQYKTWRDLSYIAIGAIYVLNIIDANVDAHLFYFDVGEDLTMNIQPFVTPSLQPVTGITLSLKL; encoded by the coding sequence TTGAAGACTAGATTCATAAAACGCATTTTTCTCTCCACTCTCATCATTTTCTGTGCGAGTATGGTATTTGCTCAAACAGATACTACGGAGGTAGAACTTGAAGTAGAGCGTGGCACAATCGAGGGTACGGTTGCTGAAGTCGCTACCGAATCAGAATTAAAACCTCATAGTCCTAAAAAAGCTACCATCATGTCTGCTGCCCTGCCTGGACTAGGGCAGATTTACAACAAGAAATACTGGAAAGTGCCGATCATATATGGTGGATTTGCAGTAGCGGGTTGGTACCTGAACGACAACCTCAAGCAAATCGACCTTTACAAAGACGCGTTTAAAGCTGAAACAGATGGTGATCCCACCACTGAAAACGGAACAGGTTTCACAAGTACACAACTCGAAGAGTTGATCAGTCAATACAAGACTTGGCGCGATCTTTCCTACATCGCCATTGGAGCGATCTATGTTTTGAATATCATAGATGCAAATGTCGATGCTCATTTGTTTTACTTCGATGTGGGCGAAGATTTGACGATGAATATTCAACCTTTCGTTACTCCGTCACTTCAACCGGTAACGGGAATAACATTATCTCTTAAATTGTAA
- a CDS encoding ParB/RepB/Spo0J family partition protein codes for MSKKRGLGRGLSALLENVETDITSGVRSESAERVLGSVAMLPVESIEANPFQPRTVFEEEPLMELVQSIKQLGIIQPVTVRKLGHDRFQLISGERRFRASQIAGLTEIPAYIRVANDQAMLEMALVENIQRRNLDPIEIAISYQRLIEECNLTQEAMSQRVGKKRATVSNYLRLLKLPPQVQMALRESKITMGHARALLAFDSEEEILIAFDKILADGMSVRQVEDFGKESKSKKAKKKPAPLSFEHQKIKSDLMDRFGTKVDIKRDQKGKGKIEITFASDDQLRRIIDSLED; via the coding sequence ATGAGTAAAAAAAGAGGTTTAGGGCGAGGGCTAAGTGCTTTATTGGAGAATGTCGAAACCGACATCACCTCCGGAGTAAGATCCGAAAGTGCTGAACGCGTTCTTGGTTCTGTAGCTATGCTTCCTGTAGAGTCCATCGAAGCCAATCCTTTCCAGCCACGTACAGTTTTTGAAGAGGAGCCGCTTATGGAGTTGGTTCAATCCATCAAACAGCTCGGTATCATTCAACCCGTAACGGTCAGGAAACTTGGTCACGATAGATTTCAGTTGATCAGTGGTGAACGAAGGTTTCGTGCTTCTCAAATAGCAGGACTCACGGAGATTCCGGCTTACATCAGAGTCGCCAACGATCAAGCCATGCTCGAAATGGCTCTCGTTGAGAACATCCAACGCAGGAATCTCGATCCTATCGAGATTGCCATCTCCTACCAAAGACTGATCGAAGAATGCAACCTTACCCAAGAGGCCATGAGCCAAAGAGTCGGCAAAAAAAGAGCCACGGTTAGCAATTACTTGCGATTGCTCAAACTTCCTCCTCAAGTGCAAATGGCGCTGAGGGAATCAAAGATAACCATGGGCCATGCCCGCGCTCTCTTGGCTTTTGACAGTGAAGAGGAAATACTAATTGCATTTGATAAGATTCTGGCAGACGGGATGTCTGTAAGACAAGTTGAAGATTTTGGAAAAGAATCTAAAAGTAAAAAAGCGAAGAAAAAACCTGCGCCTCTTTCCTTTGAACACCAAAAGATAAAGTCTGATTTAATGGATCGATTTGGCACAAAAGTTGACATCAAGCGCGATCAGAAAGGAAAAGGAAAAATTGAGATTACCTTTGCCTCAGATGATCAACTAAGACGCATCATTGATTCACTTGAAGACTAG
- a CDS encoding AAA family ATPase: MGKIISIANQKGGVGKTTSAINLAACLGVLEHKTLLVDADPQANATSGVGIDPKTIKTSIYECLINEVDPKDIIIHTDNPNLDLIPAHIDLVGAEIEMISLPNREKMMKHALQELKEEYDFIIIDCSPSLGLITVNALSASDSVIIPVQCEYFALEGLGKLLNTVKIVQSRLNTDLAIEGILLTMFDSRLRLANQVVEEVKMHFQELVFNTVIHRNTRLGEAPSHGETIIMHDASCKGSINYLNLAREILQKNDLTRIKTEDKMIELENE; the protein is encoded by the coding sequence ATGGGAAAGATAATTTCAATTGCCAATCAGAAAGGTGGAGTAGGAAAAACCACTTCAGCTATCAATCTGGCCGCCTGCTTAGGTGTGCTGGAGCACAAAACCCTTTTGGTCGATGCCGATCCTCAGGCCAATGCCACCAGCGGCGTAGGCATAGATCCTAAAACGATCAAGACCAGCATTTACGAATGCTTGATCAACGAGGTAGACCCAAAGGATATCATCATACATACGGATAATCCCAACTTGGACCTTATCCCTGCTCACATCGATTTGGTAGGTGCCGAAATTGAAATGATCAGCCTTCCGAATAGGGAGAAGATGATGAAGCACGCCTTGCAAGAATTGAAAGAGGAATATGATTTTATCATCATAGACTGTTCACCATCACTGGGCTTGATTACCGTCAATGCTCTTTCAGCATCAGACTCTGTCATCATACCGGTTCAATGCGAGTACTTTGCTCTTGAGGGTTTGGGTAAGCTATTGAATACCGTTAAAATCGTTCAGTCGCGTTTAAATACTGATTTGGCTATCGAAGGTATACTACTCACCATGTTTGATAGTCGATTGAGACTGGCCAACCAAGTGGTGGAAGAAGTGAAAATGCACTTTCAGGAGCTGGTATTCAATACTGTCATCCATAGAAATACCAGACTTGGTGAAGCACCTAGTCATGGAGAAACCATCATCATGCACGATGCTTCTTGCAAAGGATCGATCAACTACCTCAACCTCGCCAGGGAAATTCTTCAAAAGAATGATCTGACTCGCATTAAGACTGAGGATAAAATGATTGAACTGGAAAATGAGTAA
- a CDS encoding metal-dependent hydrolase, which translates to MTITYYGHSCFGINHNDSRILFDPFISPNPLAADIDVEKVEADFILITHGHMDHIADAVSIAKRTGAKVITNFEIYQWLGNQGVDNVHPMNHGGAVQQPFGKVKYVNAVHSSSLDNGTYMGNPGGFVIEFGDLCIYYAGDTALTYDMKLIAREFDVKWAFLPIGDNFTMGVDDAIVASEFVDVQNIIGMHYNTFPPITIDLEEAKNKFTQAGLDLKIMDIGESIEL; encoded by the coding sequence ATGACGATAACGTATTACGGCCATTCTTGTTTCGGGATTAATCACAATGATAGTCGAATTTTGTTCGATCCATTCATTAGTCCGAATCCTTTGGCCGCAGATATAGATGTTGAAAAAGTCGAAGCCGATTTCATTTTGATCACCCATGGTCACATGGACCATATTGCCGATGCCGTGAGTATTGCCAAAAGAACGGGTGCAAAAGTGATTACGAATTTTGAAATTTATCAATGGTTAGGAAATCAAGGAGTAGATAACGTGCACCCAATGAATCACGGGGGCGCAGTACAACAGCCATTTGGAAAAGTGAAATATGTAAACGCCGTTCACAGTTCATCTCTGGACAATGGCACTTACATGGGGAACCCCGGAGGATTTGTCATAGAATTCGGAGACCTTTGCATTTACTACGCAGGTGACACGGCGTTGACTTATGATATGAAGCTGATCGCTCGTGAGTTTGATGTCAAATGGGCTTTTTTGCCCATAGGCGACAACTTTACTATGGGAGTAGATGACGCCATCGTAGCAAGCGAATTTGTGGATGTGCAAAACATTATTGGGATGCATTACAATACTTTTCCTCCGATCACGATTGATTTGGAGGAAGCCAAAAATAAATTTACTCAAGCCGGTTTGGACTTGAAGATAATGGATATAGGAGAATCGATCGAACTTTGA
- a CDS encoding NAD(P)H-dependent oxidoreductase has product MENSKPYFAQFFVNPDIQMITIFSATNRSDSNTELIARNYRKLAEDQGFEARVYSFCDLPGDFLLAENYGDSPESFSQVLKEMIQPVDRFVFIIPEYNGSYPGVTKLFLDTIKPSVWQGKKAALVGVATGRAGNLRGMDHLAAVLNYLKMEVYSQKIPLSSVHQHLNESGKIALEEYNDLLSQQIKGFLKF; this is encoded by the coding sequence ATGGAGAATTCCAAGCCTTATTTTGCACAGTTTTTTGTTAATCCAGACATCCAAATGATCACCATTTTCAGTGCTACAAATCGTTCAGATAGCAACACCGAATTGATTGCTAGAAACTACAGGAAACTCGCTGAAGATCAGGGTTTCGAGGCCCGGGTATATTCTTTTTGTGACTTGCCTGGAGATTTCCTTTTAGCTGAAAATTACGGAGACTCTCCGGAAAGTTTTTCACAAGTTTTGAAGGAGATGATACAACCTGTTGATCGTTTTGTCTTCATTATACCCGAATACAACGGGAGCTATCCGGGAGTGACAAAGTTGTTTTTAGACACCATTAAGCCAAGTGTATGGCAAGGTAAAAAAGCTGCTTTGGTTGGTGTTGCGACTGGAAGGGCAGGAAATTTGAGAGGCATGGACCATTTGGCAGCTGTGCTCAACTACCTGAAAATGGAAGTGTATAGCCAAAAAATACCGCTTTCGTCTGTGCATCAGCACTTAAACGAAAGCGGTAAAATAGCTCTTGAGGAATACAATGACTTACTTTCCCAACAAATCAAGGGTTTTCTGAAGTTTTAA
- a CDS encoding DUF3276 family protein: MSTEHDDSIRDDIFSKAVRAGKRTYFFDVKSTRGNDLYLTITESKKQFKNGEPSYEKHKLFLYKEDFEKFRDGLTEAIDKIKDIRSGNNEFIDPADEEHSEYHPEVKQEEIKEESPVESFTDISFDDLDKR, translated from the coding sequence ATGTCAACGGAACACGACGATTCGATTCGAGACGACATTTTCTCAAAAGCGGTACGAGCCGGAAAAAGGACTTATTTTTTTGATGTCAAGTCCACGCGAGGAAATGACTTATACCTCACCATTACCGAGAGTAAAAAACAATTTAAAAATGGGGAGCCTTCTTACGAGAAGCACAAACTCTTCCTTTACAAAGAAGACTTTGAAAAATTCAGAGATGGCTTGACAGAGGCCATCGACAAGATTAAAGATATCCGTTCAGGGAACAATGAATTTATTGACCCTGCAGATGAAGAGCATTCAGAATATCATCCTGAAGTAAAACAGGAAGAAATAAAAGAAGAGTCTCCTGTTGAATCGTTCACTGATATTTCTTTCGACGATCTCGACAAGCGCTAA